A genomic window from Solanum dulcamara chromosome 11, daSolDulc1.2, whole genome shotgun sequence includes:
- the LOC129872242 gene encoding 3-dehydroquinate synthase, chloroplastic — protein sequence MASSFCPKQALSFTNSAHQSRAIPRDIHVCFPASASSPSSTCGLKLKATTRLKVLATSATKVMDQASSKASSQAPTVVEVDLGNRSYPIYIGAGLLDQPDLLQRHIHGKRVLVVTNTTVAPLYLDKTISALTDGNPNVTIESVILPDGEQFKNMDTLMKVFDKAIESRLDRRCTFVALGGGVIGDMCGYAAASYLRGVNFIQIPTTVMAQVDSSVGGKTGINHPLGKNLIGAFYQPQCVLIDTDTLNTLPERELASGLAEVIKYGVIRDAEFFEWQEQNMPLLLARDPTVFTYAIKRSCENKAEVVSQDEKESGLRATLNLGHTFGHAVETGFGYGQWLHGEAVAAGMVMAVDMSRRLGWIDDSLVQRVQKILQQAKLPTSPPETMTVEMFKSIMAVDKKVADGKLRLILLKGPLGNCVFTGDYDQKALDETLHAFSKS from the exons ATGGCGTCGTCTTTCTGCCCAAAACAGGCTTTATCTTTCACCAATTCGGCCCACCAATCCAGAGCAATTCCACGTGACATCCACGTGTGTTTCCCTGCTTCTGCCTCCTCACCTTCTTCCACGTGTGGGCTGAAGTTGAAAGCCACCACACGATTGAAGGTGTTGGCAACTTCTGCGACGAAAGTGATGGATCAGGCGTCGAGTAAAGCGAGTTCTCAGGCTCCCACTGTTGTTGAAGTGGATCTGGGTAATCGGAGCTACCCGATTTATATTGGGGCTGGACTTCTTGATCAACCTGACCTCCTTCAAAG ACATATTCATGGGAAGAGAGTCCTTGTAGTTACTAACACTACAGTTGCCCCTCTATATCTTGATAAAACTATAAGCGCTTTGACAGATGGAAACCCTAATGTTACCATAGAAAGTGTCATTTTGCCAGATGGCGAGCAATTTAAAAACATG GATACTCTTATGAAAGTCTTTGATAAAGCCATCGAATCAAGGCTGGATCGTCGTTGTACATTCGTCGCTCTCGGTGGTGGAGTTATAGGTGACATGTGTGGATATGCCGCCGCTTCCTACCTCCGTGGAGTTAATTTTATTCAGATTCCTACCACTGTTATGGCACAG GTAGATTCTTCAGTTGGAGGCAAAACTGGAATAAACCACCCACTTGGTAAAAATTTGATTGGAGCATTCTACCAACCACAGTGTGTGCTTATAGACACAGATACCCTAAATACTTTACCAGAGAGAGAATTAGCATCTGGCCTTGCAGAGGTGATAAAATATGGAGTCATTAGAGATGCTGAGTTTTTCGAGTGGCAAGAGCAGAATATGCCATTATTATTAGCAAG GGATCCCACTGTATTTACCTACGCTATCAAGCGTTCCTGTGAAAACAAAGCAGAGGTTGTTTCTCAAGATGAGAAGGAAAGCGGACTGAGGGCAACTTTGAACTTGGGTCATACCTTTGGTCAT GCAGTTGAGACTGGCTTTGGCTATGGGCAGTGGCTTCATGGAGAAGCAGTTGCTGCTGGCATG GTCATGGCTGTTGACATGTCACGCCGGCTTGGTTGGATTGATGACTCACTGGTACAGCGGGTGCAGAAGATCTTACAACAGGCAAAGCTGCCGACTTCACCTCCAGAAACTATGACCGTGGAGATGTTCAAGTCTATCATGGCT GTTGATAAAAAAGTGGCAGATGGGAAGCTAAGACTTATCCTTCTAAAAGGTCCACTTGGTAACTGTGTCTTCACCGGTGATTATGACCAGAAGGCCCTCGATGAAACACTCCATGCATTTTCCAAATCTTAA
- the LOC129872241 gene encoding cell cycle checkpoint protein RAD17 isoform X1, with translation MKKAKRNVAIVISSSDDDEDFSVKSNFTHTKSKAKSESESVPRKNPKRAKTAILSASCPRPSKEGSVFDEMKRFCEEFDDDFTGIKVSAGLQSNNDMWIDKHKPHFLEELAVQKKKVEEVKTWFEERLKAATDGHSNVLLVAGPSGIGKTATIHAIASHLGVTIWEWTTPTPTVWPEHLHNSNSGLKYMSKLDEFEGFVERVRKYGLTSPTLKGSQASVILLVDDLPVVNVRAAYGRLQRCLTLLVQLVRIPTAIVITNYDKDDSADFSTRCWEELLVSLHSAGACKVNFNPVTVNSIKKTLTTICRKEQREVGADSIDLIAKASGGDIRHAINSLQYLCLKPHRRPILSSKERLDSVSYLDDVFCLPFGKDETLSLFHALGKFLHNKRESEHTIASDRDAFLLKENFVRFPLKMDAPEVILCQAHGQATTLSDFLHENVLDFLSEEAIDDAWLVASYLSDADFLLSSLNGHLSRDFGAENIIQSAAASVAARGVLFGNAHPVPSRWHAIRRPKLWEVEQSSRRNKCQMFSQRGDLYNSLTISNQIVMATEFRPSLKWLGCRVSEGFQADNMVEYDSDSACLHENKLDLSDDEIEDW, from the exons ATGAAGAAAGCCAAGAGGAACGTGGCCATTGTAATTTCATCGTCCGATGACGATGAAGACTTTTCAGTGAAGTCGAATTTCACCCACACGAAATCGAAAGCGAAATCGGAATCGGAGTCTGTTCCGAGGAAGAACCCTAAAAGGGCTAAAACGGCGATACTTTCGGCATCATGTCCACGCCCATCTAAAGAGGGTAGTGTTTTCGATGAG ATGAAACGGTTTTGTGAGGAGTTTGATGATGATTTCACAGGCATCAAGGTATCTGCTG GTCTTCAAAGCAACAATGACATGTGGATCGACAAACATAAGCCTCATTTCCTGGAAGAGCTTGCAGTTCAAAAGAAGAAG GTCGAAGAAGTGAAAACATGGTTTGAAGAAAGACTAAAAGCTGCAACG GATGGTCATAGTAATGTTCTTCTTGTTGCTGGACCTTCTGGTATTGGAAAAACT GCGACTATCCATGCTATTGCTTCGCATCTTGGTGTCACAATATGGGAGTGGACCACACCTACTCCAACAGTTTGGCCAGAACATTTGCATAATTCTAATTCAG GGTTAAAATACATGTCAAAACTAGATGAGTTTGAAGGTTTTGTTGAGAGGGTGAGAAAGTATGGATTAACTTCTCCAACATTGAAGGGATCACAGGCTTCAGTCATACTCTTAGTGGATGATCTTCCTGTGGTAAATGTAAGAGCTGCATATGGAAGGCTTCAAAGGTGTTTGACCCTACTTGTGCAATTAGTCCGCATTCCAACAGCCATAGTGATCACCAACTATGACAAGGATGACTCTGCAGACTTTAGCACACGCTGCTGGGAAGAACTCCTTGTATCCCTTCATAGTGCTGGTGCCTGTAAG GTCAACTTCAACCCTGTCACTGTCAATTCAATCAAGAAAACACTTACAACTATATGCAGAAAGGAGCAGCGTGAAGTTGGTGCTGATTCGATTGATCTAATAGCCAAAGCGAGTGGAGGTGATATCAGACATGCAATTAATTCTCTGCAGTATCTCTGTCTTAAACCACATAGAAGGCCTATTCTATCGTCAAAAGAAAGACTGGATAGTGTTAGTTATTTGGATGATGTGTTTTGTTTGCCATTCGGAAAAGATGAAACCCTCTCTCTATTCCATGCATTAGGCAAATTTCTACACAACAAAAGAGAAAGTGAGCACACAATTGCATCAG ATAGAGACGCATTCCTTCTGAAGGAAAACTTTGTGAGATTTCCTCTGAAAATGGATGCTCCAGAAGTTATTCTTTGTCAAGCACATGGGCAAGCGACGACTCTTTCTGATTTTCTGCATGAAAATG TTTTAGACTTTCTGAGTGAAGAAGCAATAGATGATGCGTGGCTTGTGGCATCATATTTAAGCGATGCagattttcttctctcttcacTTAATGGACATCTATCTAGAGACTTTGGAGCTGAGAACATCATACAGTCAGCTGCCGCTTCAGTTGCTGCCAGAGGAGTATTATTTGGGAATGCTCATCCAGTGCCTTCCAG GTGGCATGCTATTCGACGTCCCAAACTGTGGGAGGTTGAACAATCATCACGCCGCAATAAG TGTCAAATGTTTAGTCAGAGGGGTGACTTGTATAATAGCCTAACCATATCAAATCAGATAGTTATGGCAACCGAGTTTAGGCCTTCCTTAAAATGGCTTGGATGCAGAGTATCTGAAGGTTTCCAAGCAGACAACATGGTTGAATATGACTCAGATAGCGCCTGTTTGCATGAGAATAAGCTGGATTTGTCAGACGATGAGATAGAAGATTGGTAG
- the LOC129872241 gene encoding cell cycle checkpoint protein RAD17 isoform X2: protein MWIDKHKPHFLEELAVQKKKVEEVKTWFEERLKAATDGHSNVLLVAGPSGIGKTATIHAIASHLGVTIWEWTTPTPTVWPEHLHNSNSGLKYMSKLDEFEGFVERVRKYGLTSPTLKGSQASVILLVDDLPVVNVRAAYGRLQRCLTLLVQLVRIPTAIVITNYDKDDSADFSTRCWEELLVSLHSAGACKVNFNPVTVNSIKKTLTTICRKEQREVGADSIDLIAKASGGDIRHAINSLQYLCLKPHRRPILSSKERLDSVSYLDDVFCLPFGKDETLSLFHALGKFLHNKRESEHTIASDRDAFLLKENFVRFPLKMDAPEVILCQAHGQATTLSDFLHENVLDFLSEEAIDDAWLVASYLSDADFLLSSLNGHLSRDFGAENIIQSAAASVAARGVLFGNAHPVPSRWHAIRRPKLWEVEQSSRRNKCQMFSQRGDLYNSLTISNQIVMATEFRPSLKWLGCRVSEGFQADNMVEYDSDSACLHENKLDLSDDEIEDW from the exons ATGTGGATCGACAAACATAAGCCTCATTTCCTGGAAGAGCTTGCAGTTCAAAAGAAGAAG GTCGAAGAAGTGAAAACATGGTTTGAAGAAAGACTAAAAGCTGCAACG GATGGTCATAGTAATGTTCTTCTTGTTGCTGGACCTTCTGGTATTGGAAAAACT GCGACTATCCATGCTATTGCTTCGCATCTTGGTGTCACAATATGGGAGTGGACCACACCTACTCCAACAGTTTGGCCAGAACATTTGCATAATTCTAATTCAG GGTTAAAATACATGTCAAAACTAGATGAGTTTGAAGGTTTTGTTGAGAGGGTGAGAAAGTATGGATTAACTTCTCCAACATTGAAGGGATCACAGGCTTCAGTCATACTCTTAGTGGATGATCTTCCTGTGGTAAATGTAAGAGCTGCATATGGAAGGCTTCAAAGGTGTTTGACCCTACTTGTGCAATTAGTCCGCATTCCAACAGCCATAGTGATCACCAACTATGACAAGGATGACTCTGCAGACTTTAGCACACGCTGCTGGGAAGAACTCCTTGTATCCCTTCATAGTGCTGGTGCCTGTAAG GTCAACTTCAACCCTGTCACTGTCAATTCAATCAAGAAAACACTTACAACTATATGCAGAAAGGAGCAGCGTGAAGTTGGTGCTGATTCGATTGATCTAATAGCCAAAGCGAGTGGAGGTGATATCAGACATGCAATTAATTCTCTGCAGTATCTCTGTCTTAAACCACATAGAAGGCCTATTCTATCGTCAAAAGAAAGACTGGATAGTGTTAGTTATTTGGATGATGTGTTTTGTTTGCCATTCGGAAAAGATGAAACCCTCTCTCTATTCCATGCATTAGGCAAATTTCTACACAACAAAAGAGAAAGTGAGCACACAATTGCATCAG ATAGAGACGCATTCCTTCTGAAGGAAAACTTTGTGAGATTTCCTCTGAAAATGGATGCTCCAGAAGTTATTCTTTGTCAAGCACATGGGCAAGCGACGACTCTTTCTGATTTTCTGCATGAAAATG TTTTAGACTTTCTGAGTGAAGAAGCAATAGATGATGCGTGGCTTGTGGCATCATATTTAAGCGATGCagattttcttctctcttcacTTAATGGACATCTATCTAGAGACTTTGGAGCTGAGAACATCATACAGTCAGCTGCCGCTTCAGTTGCTGCCAGAGGAGTATTATTTGGGAATGCTCATCCAGTGCCTTCCAG GTGGCATGCTATTCGACGTCCCAAACTGTGGGAGGTTGAACAATCATCACGCCGCAATAAG TGTCAAATGTTTAGTCAGAGGGGTGACTTGTATAATAGCCTAACCATATCAAATCAGATAGTTATGGCAACCGAGTTTAGGCCTTCCTTAAAATGGCTTGGATGCAGAGTATCTGAAGGTTTCCAAGCAGACAACATGGTTGAATATGACTCAGATAGCGCCTGTTTGCATGAGAATAAGCTGGATTTGTCAGACGATGAGATAGAAGATTGGTAG
- the LOC129872240 gene encoding protein ALTERED PHOSPHATE STARVATION RESPONSE 1, whose protein sequence is MGCWYSRLEREELVSRCKARKRYMKQLIKSRQAFSASHSMYLRSLRNTGSALLQFAAGETDLHLQNHHLPPLPPSPPRRLTTPHPPPPPPPPPPPMSPTSWTTSTTTSSALPPPPPPPPPPPPAASNWDFWDPFVPPPSSSRSVTEEEWDETTITSEAAVTTTVGAASVAAPPSAVSQFSKETTSTSELAVVVSTKSKDLVEIIKELDEYFLNAADAGGQLSLLLEVPNCAFSEQRSSDKLMSPFSWSFGGSSRWNGIGRFCDDPMNKSINGANGTKAASHCSTVERLYAWEKKLYLEVKHAEALKLEHEKRGGQARKLEMKRADYVKTEKAKKEVEKLESQMMVAAQAIETTSAEIIKLRESELYPQLVELVKGLMYMWRSMYECHHVQTHIVQQLKYLNTVPSTYPTSELHRQSTLQLELELEQWHLSFCNLVKSHRDYIQSLTGWLRLSLFQLGNNPVHKTNQDNAVYTLCEEWHLAVNNAPDKVASEGINSLLTVIHAIVVQQSEELKQKKKSEMAFKDLDKSSSELRSLESKYGPYSIPDSSSRSKNPVTEKRAKVDAIRAKAEDEKAKYDKAVSVTRAMTLNNLQMGLPHVFQAVTGFANVWTHAFESVYNQAKNTDQVNEMKRILP, encoded by the exons atgGGTTGCTGGTATTCAAGATTAGAGAGAGAAGAGTTGGTTTCAAGATGCAAAGCTCGAAAGAGATATATGAAACAGTTGATAAAATCAAGACAGGCTTTTTCTGCTTCTCATTCAATGTACTTACGTTCGTTGAGGAATACTGGCTCTGCTTTGCTTCAGTTTGCCGCCGGAGAAACTGATCTCCACCTCCAAAACCACCACCTTCCACCACTTCCGCCGTCGCCACCGCGGAGACTCACCACCCCTCACCCACCGCCGCCGCCACCCCCTCCACCACCACCGATGAGTCCCACATCCTGGACAACCTCCACCACCACATCCTCTGCCCTTCCACCACCACCGCCGCCGCCTCCACCTCCTCCTCCGGCGGCATCAAATTGGGATTTCTGGGACCCGTTTGTGCCTCCTCCGTCATCTTCGAGGTCAGTCACGGAGGAAGAATGGGACGAGACAACGATTACGTCGGAGGCGGCCGTCACCACCACTGTTGGAGCGGCTAGCGTGGCGGCTCCACCGTCGGCGGTGAGCCAATTTTCTAAAGAGACCACCTCTACAAGTGAGCTGGCGGTGGTGGTCTCTACTAAAAGCAAAGACTTAGTGGAAATCATCAAAGAACTCGATGAGTACTTTCTTAATGCCGCTGATGCAGGTGGACAACTCTCATTGCTTTTGGAAGTTCCCAATTGTGCTTTTTCCGAACAAAGATCTTCAG ATAAGTTGATGAGTCCATTTTCATGGTCATTTGGTGGAAGTTCAAGATGGAATGGGATTGGAAGATTTTGTGATGATCCAATGAACAAATCCATCAATGGGGCAAATGGTACCAAAGCAGCTTCCCACTGTTCCACAGTGGAAAGATTATATGCTTGGGAGAAAAAACTCTATCTTGAGGTCAAG CATGCTGAGGCATTGAAGTTGGAGCATGAGAAAAGGGGAGGTCAGGCAAGGAAACTAGAGATGAAGAGAGCTGATTATGTGAAGACAGAGAAAGCCAAGAAGGAAGTAGAAAAGTTGGAATCACAAATGATGGTTGCTGCACAAGCTATTGAAACTACATCAGCTGAAATCATCAAATTAAGGGAGTCAGAGCTTTACCCACAGCTTGTTGAACTAGTCAAAGG GTTGATGTACATGTGGAGAAGCATGTATGAGTGCCATCACGTTCAAACGCATATAGTGCAGCAGCTGAAGTATCTCAATACTGTGCCATCAACTTATCCTACCTCTGAGCTTCATCGACAATCAACACTACAACTTGAGCTTGAACTGGAACAATGGCACCTATCTTTTTGCAACCTAGTGAAATCTCACCGGGATTATATTCAGTCCCTTACCGGCTGGCTCCGACTTAGTCTCTTCCAACTTGGCAACAACCCTGTACATAAGACCAACCAGGACAATGCAGTTTACACCCTCTGTGAAGAGTGGCATCTTGCAGTCAACAATGCTCCAGATAAAGTAGCATCAGAAGGAATCAACAGTTTACTAACTGTTATCCATGCCATTGTGGTGCAGCAATCAGAAGAGCTCAAGCAAAAGAAGAAGTCAGAGATGGCATTTAAAGATCTTGACAAGAGCTCTTCTGAGCTTCGGTCATTAGAATCCAAGTATGGCCCCTATTCTATACCTGATTCCTCTAGCAGGAGCAAGAACCCTGTGACCGAGAAACGAGCTAAGGTGGATGCAATAAGAGCAAAAGCTGAGGACGAGAAGGCCAAGTATGACAAAGCGGTGAGTGTAACAAGGGCAATGACGTTGAACAATCTACAGATGGGTTTGCCACATGTTTTTCAGGCTGTGACGGGTTTTGCCAATGTGTGGACACATGCATTTGAGTCGGTATATAATCAAGCTAAAAATACTGATCAGGTGAATGAAATGAAGAGGATTTTACCTTGA